The stretch of DNA AGATTGATTTGTCATGAACTAGGTTATGCTAAGATTCTGGGTAACGTGCCACTAATATTAAGTTTTGGCAATTCTAACAATCGGTATCATAAGCCATCTTAACCTAGTCATGCACGGTCAATTTTTTTTGAGCCATGTTTATGCCTCTGTTTTCGTCGGTTTAATATGCAAAAGTGTTGTGCAGATTAGACCCTATTGCACAGTTAAGTTTGATTCATGTTTTAGTCGCAATTAGTTCCTGCAGAAAGGCTTTTATGTGTTAATCATGCTTGATTAGATCTAAATCATGGTTATTTAGTTTTCTGATCACgagattagatctaatctaattcGGTTTATGTCAAGTTTAAGTTTAATCTTGATCTGTTAATGCTAAGTGTCTCGGATTAGATGCAAATGTttaatatttattctaattcatgGTTAAACCGAGACAAATTGATGATTAGCTATGCAATTAAGGTTAGGGCTTACTGCTACTTAATTTGTTTCCCAAATTAGATCTCTGTTCATGTTTAATTTCCGCAAAATTAGATCCAAAATCATGAACAAGATGCATAAGTAAGCATTGAGAGGAAAGGGAATACAAATCTTAGATTGATTTGAGAAATCCCTAAATCCCGTGATGAACCTTAACCTTAAAATTAAAGAAGAAATTACATGTGCGCAGCACCGCTCGGCCTCTGCGCCACGCTCCGCTTGCGCGCCTGCGCCAGCGCTGCGGCCCCTGCGCCACGCTCCGCCTGCGCCAGCGCCAGCACCCTCGGGCGGCCACGTGTGCGCCAGCACACTGCGGCCTGGCcacccgcgcgccgcctgcccgcacgcccgcccgcgcgccgcctgcgcgcgcccggCCAGCACCCGCGCGCCACCTGCGCTGCTGGGGcccgcgccgcctgcgcgcgaGCCTGCGCGGCTCGGCTCCTGTGCCGCGCGCCACCTGCACGCCGCGCTGCTGGGCCAGCCAGCACTGCGCGCCGCCTGCGCACTGggcgccagcgccgccccgccgcactGCGCAGCCCCGCCTCTCCGCCTGCGCGGCGCCGCCCGCGTGCATAAGCGGCGGCTGTGCCAGAGAAAGAAATGAAGTGAATCGAGGCTGTGTTAGGGTTTTGTTCCGACCGAGATATTTTTATGTGAGTTGCCATGAGTTTCTAAGCGTCCGATTGGAATGGACCGTCCAGATTCACCCGCATTAGGGTTTTCGCGGGATGGGCCAAATGGGCCAAATGCGCAGATTGGGCTGCGCGTGTAGATGTATGGTTTTGTGCTGTTTACGAGTTTTAGCCTAGATTAATATTTAAAGCCTTTTATTTATTGTTTCTTATGTTTAAGCTGTTATGTTTAAAGGTTTTAATTATTTCTGTTGCACTTATTATTATTACCAGCATTATGTTAATTTATTTCCATGAGTTATGTAAATGTTTTTTTAATCTGTTTTAGTTGCATTTATTCACTGAAAATTATGTTCATCCACCGTAAGCAATTAAGATGCACTCTATTTAAATGGAACCATCAGGAAGTTTATTTAGAGCACTTGTAATTAATTCTGACCATCGCTAATTTAATTATGAGTTTTAAtgataaatttcgtttgttttccCCATCGGTGATGCAAATTGAAATTTATGTATGATTTTAATCAGACCATCGTAGGGTTAATTTCATACTTCTTATGCGCATCTTAATTGTGAGTTTAATGAAGTTATTGTTCTCATGATTTTCAGTGAACACTGTGACGGGCTACCTGAAATCCATTGAACCCCTAAATGGCACCAACTATGCAAGCTGGTATAAAGATGTTAATGTTGCCATTGCTGTGTGCGAGTATGATCTCGCCTTACGTCGAGACAAGCCAACAGAGCCCACTGATCCCAATGGTGATCGTACTGCCATTGAGAGGTGGGAGAGATCAGACAAGATGGTCAACATGATCATTAAGAACACGATCACTCCGGCCATCTGTGGTGCTATTCCTGATAAGGACCAAAATGGTAATGATCTGAGCGCCAAGGCATACCttgccaaggtggaggagaacTTTAAGAGTTCTTCCAAGACTTATGCTAGCACCCTGATCATGAAGATGCTGACTTCACAGTATGATGGGCAAAGTGGAATCAGGGAGCGTATTATGAGCATGTGTGACGTGGCAAATAAGATGAAGACACTGGATATGGCTATCTCTGATGGTTTTCTGGTGCACTTCATCATGACTTCTCTGTCAGTACAGTACAGTCTCTTCAAAATAAGCTACAACACTTAGAAGGCGACTTGGAACATGGCTAAGCTCATTAGCTACTGtgttgaggaagaagaaaggcagaaagCTGAAAGGATGAAGGATGTTGTCAACATGGTCAGCGAGCGCTTTGGGCGTGTGAGCATGAACAACACTTCTAAGCATCAGGCTGAGTCtagcagcagcaggcagcaTAAGAAAAAGTTTAAGGTCCATAAGAGCAAGGCCATATCACATAAGAAGACCTCTAATGAGAGGCTGTGCAAGTTCTGCAAGTCACCTAAACATGAGCAGAAGGAATGCCATGGATTTGAGGAGTGGCTTAAGAACAAAGGTACAATTACTAATTATGTATCTTTTATTGATGAATCGTTCTTAATGAATTTTTCTCCtaatacttggtggattgactcaggtgccACTGTGCACATTTTCAATTCACTGCAGGTATTCAGTTCGATCCGAACTATAAGAGAGGGGGAGCGAAGCCTAAGAGTGGCTGATGGCAATGAAGTGAAGGTTGAAGGTATTGGGAGCTTCGATTTGGAGTTACCAGGCGGCTTCAATCTTAGTTTGCATGATGTTCTTTATGTTCCCAGTTTGAAGAGAAACCTTATTTCTGTTTCGCGTTTAGATAAGTCGGGGTATATTTGTGAGTTTGGCAACTCTGTGTGCAACattaaatttcataatttaagtGTGGGCTTTGGTCATTTGCAAGGCGATCTTTATTTGCTCTCTCTTGACAATATTTATTCTTCAATGAATGTGGATGATGTATCGCATAAGCGTAAGTGTGATGATGAGACTTCTTCAAAATTACGGTATTCTCGTTTGGGCCACATTTTGAGGGGAAGAATTGAGCGTCTCATAAGAGAAGAGATACTCCATTCATTAGATCTCTCAAAATTAGATCAACAATGCGTTGATTGTATTAAAGGGAAATTCGCTAAGACAATTAAGAAAGGAGCTACTCGGAGTTCAGGCCTATTAGAAATAATTCATACTGATATTTGTGGCCCTTTCCCAGTAAAGTCTATTGATGGTTTTGACTCATTCATTACTTTCACAGATGACTTCTCTCGTTATGGTTATATTTACCCCATTCGTGATCGATCCGAGTCATTAGATAAATTCAAAATATTTAAGGCTGAAGTGGAAAATCAGCATAATATCACTATTAAATTAGTGAGATCGGATCGAGGTGGTGAATATTATGGGAGACATGCTCCATTCGGCCAAGTACCCGGACCATTCGCTAAGTATCTAGAAGAGAATGGTATAAAGGCCCAGTACAGTATGCTCGGCGAACCACAGCAAAACGGAGTTGCTGAGGGTCGTAATCGTACACTAATGGATATGGTATGTAGCATGCTTAGTTATTCTACTTTGTCTGTGGAGTTGTGGATGGAAGCATTAAAAACAGCTACGCACGTACTAAATCGTGTTCCTTCCAAATCCGTGCCAAAAACACCTTATGAGTTGTGATTTGGGAAGAAACCATCACTTAATTATTTGCGTGTATGGGGCTGTCCAGCCGAACCTAAGTTATTTAATCCACAGTAAAAGAAATTAGATGATAAGACGGTGAGCTGCTATTTCATCGGATACCCTGATAAGTCTAAGGGATACTGATTCTACTGTCCTAATCGCCTCACTAAGTTCGTTGAGACCAGCAGGCTGTATTCCTAGAGGATGCAGGAATCAGTGGGAGCTTTCCGAGAAGAGAAATTAATCTTGAAGAAATACGGGCTGAGCTTCCTATCCCGGTAATTCAAGTAATTCAAGAAACAGTAACACCTCAGTTAGTGTCGATGTTTGTTCCTTCCGTTCAGAGTACACCATCTGTTCAGATTACGCCTCCTGTTCAGAGTACTAGCGCTGCTCCGCCTGTTGAAGTAGCTCCTGAGCCTGCGAGCGAACAACAGGCTGAGCAAATGGTGCCTAATGCTGAAGATGGGAACCCTGTCGAGGTACCTCAGACTGCACCTCAACCAGCACCTCAGCCTGTTGAACCATTAAGAAGATCACAGCGGGCTAGGAAACAGACAGTTTTCCCTGATTATGAGACATACTTAAGTGAAGATATATGATATTGGAAAAGCTGATGATCCTAACTCGTTTAGAGAGGCAGTATCATGTGAGAACTCTACCAAATAGGTTGAGGCCACGGAAGAAGAGCTTAAGTCCATGAGTTCCAATGATATTTGGGATCTGGTAGATATTCCAAATGGAGTCAAACCAGTAGGCTGTAAATAGATCTACAAGACTAAACATGATTCTAAAGGGAATGTCGAACGATTCAAAGCAAGTTTTGTAGCCAAAAgttttacacaaaaggaaggGATTGATTATAATGAACTTTCTCCCCTGTGTCTAAGAAAGATTCATTCAGAATCGTTATGGCGCTAGTAACTCATTATGACTTAGAgctacatcagatggatgtcaaAACTGCATTCCTTAATGGTGACTTGGATGAGACCATATTCATGGCACAACCGGAAGGTTTTGTTGTGAAGGGCAAGGAACATTTAGGATGTAGACTTAAGAAATCTATTTACGGGCTTAAGCAAGCGTCAAGACAGTGGAACCTTAAATTCGATCAAGTGATTAAGAAATTTGGATTTAAGGAGAATGATGTGGATAATTGTATCTACACTAAGATAAAGGGTGGTAAATTTATAATTCTAGTGCtttatgtggatgatatccTATTAGCGAGCAGCGATAAGTGTATGCTGCATGAGACAAAGGGATTTCTTTCATCCaattttgatatgaaagatcttggtgaagccTCTTATGTTCTGGGCATTGAGATACACCGAGATAGGACCAGATGAGTACTAGAATTGTCTCAAAAAGCATATATTGAGAAAATGCTTAAGAGATTTAGTATGGATAAGAGTAAGGCCACACCTGTTCCATTACCGAAGGGCGATAAGTTTAGTGAAGCCCAATGTCCTAAGAACCAATTGGAATCAGATGAGATGAAGGACATACCTTATGCTTATAGCTGTCGGAAGCCTGATGTATGCACAAGTCTGTACGCGTTCTGACTTGGCTTTTGCTACCGGAATGTTTGGAAGATATCAGAAAAATCCCGGAAAGGTCCACTGGGTTGGTGTCAAAAAGGCATTACGTTACTGCCAAGGCACTAAAGACTTCATGctcacatacaaaagatcagaTAACCTCGAAGTTGTGGGTTATACTGATGCTGACTTTGCTGGATGTGTGGATAGTAGGAAATCTACATCAGGATATATCTACACGTTAGCTGGTGGAGCTATATCATGGAAAAGCTCTAAGCAATTTTTAGTTGCAGCATCGATAATGCAAGCTGAGTTTGTGGCATGCTACGAAGCAACTGGACAAACTGTTTGGCTTAAAAATTTTATTCCAGGCCTCAAGGTAATTAACAGCATTACGGAACCTATAACGTTATATTGCGATAATCAGTCTGCGGTATTCTTTTCGAGTAACAACAAGTCAAGTGGTGCTTCCAAACATATTGACCTTAAGTATCGTGTTGTGAAAGAAAGATGCCAGGATCGAACCATTAACATTGAGCACATAAGACTAAGAACTAATTCTATGTTAGCAGATCCGCTCACTAAAGGCTTACCACCGAACGTGTTTAAGCAGCACGTTACTAATATGGGTTTGGTGGATAGTCTTTAGGTCCTGGTTTAGGGCCATTATAACTCCCAACTAACGAATAAGCGTTCTACCGATGTGTTTCAGTGAGACTGTGGGTAATAGGGTCCCAGTAGTGCATCAAGCTACTGACGACGCATTGGTCCGGTACTTTCTGTTACTACTAAGGGTGAACATTAGTATGATACGAACATTAGGCTTAACCGTTCGATCAAGTGGGAGAATGTTGGAAATAAATTTCAGTTAAGATATTGTGATCTTCACTGTTAAGGAAAAGTTTAAACCATCTAAACATGATTAAGGAAATCTAAtgataaaaccctaatgagtTGTGATCAGCAGGCCCATTAGGCCTGTTTCCAGAGGCTGGACCCCAGCCTCACAGTGTCTATAAATAAGTTCGTGGGTTAGCACCTTAATGACCAATTATCTCAATCTAAAATCCTAGCCACCGCTAGTCTGATCGCTAAGGGCACTGGAGGGATTTGGAAGGCCAAGCATTTCTGTTGGCGTCCGGAGGACGCCAATTCGCTGCTGCATCTCCTACATCGATAAAAACGCCTACTTTCTCTACGGATCAGGCGTAAatggctgctgctactgctaacACTGGTATAATGATTACCATTTATTCCGTATTAGATTGATTTGTCATGAACTAGGTTATGTTAAGATTCTGAATAATATGCCACTATTAAATTTTGGCAATTCTAACATTAGTCCCTGGAATCCGTGGAGGGGCGGTGGAAGAGCTCCGCGAAAGGCAGCTCGTTGTAGTTGACGAAGAGGCCCACCAGCGAGCGCGGGAGGAGGTACCTGCGCAGCAGGCGGCGGTCGTCAATGAGCGCGCGCCACGCTCTGCAGacgcggcgcgacgcggcggAGCACGTCCGCAAGGACATCGTCGGGGAGCAGCCGCATCGAGCCCTCCTCACTCGTGCTGTGCTGGCTCATCTAtcttccctccctctcctgctGGTTCGCTCGCTTTCCTGGTAGACGCGCGTTTCctcgctcactctcaacctttGTCCTAGCTTCAATGTGCCCGCGGCAACTGCTCCGTCATGGCAATGATCAGCCTGTATTTATGGAGGTGGCCGCCGGAGTGCCTGTTGTAATCCGACTCGGTTGCAGACATTTGAAGTCGGATCCGATGGACACCTGTGCTTGTTTAATCGTCAGTTTCCGGGCCCCAATCGGAGTCGGGCAGCCACATCCTCGAGACGGACAGAATAATTCGTTGCCTACACCTTGACCCCGACGATGGGCATCCATCATCTGGCTCAATGTACTCTATCAGAAGGCCCATATCATCTTTTCTTTGATTTTCTCTTCTACTCCATCCGGATCAATTTTTGGGCCTAATATAGAGCCTATACGGGCCACAATTTCATATTACAACCGGCCCGCGGCCCGCCACCATTGACTGCGTCTCCTCCCATCAAGCGACTCCACTCGGGCGTGGATCTCACATCTCGCGAGATCGGCGAGGAAGAGGGAAGACGAAGCAGCGCAAAACCCTACTGCTGCCGTCCTGCCGCTGCGTGTCCCCCACATCTGCGATCCGGTCCGGGCGAGGTGAGCGGCAGTCTCTCACGGTCCTCCGCGAGCCTGATTTTTCGCGCTTGATGCGAGGTTTATTGAAAAATTCTATTGGGGGGGTCAATTGTGTTGGTTGCCAGAGATCTGTCGCCAATTTCTAGAAAACCAGAGATCTGTTGCCGTTTTCTAGAAAACGAGAGATCTGTTGCTGATTTTGCAGTCCTGGTGTCAGATGGCGAGCACGGGGCGGTCgatgctgctgtcgctgctgctCTTCGCGGTGACGCTGTCGCTGCTCGAGATGTACAGGGCCAAGTTCGCCTCGTCGGAGCTCATGACCATCGCCGGTGGATTCGTCTGCGCCCTCCTCTTCCTGCTACTCCTCACTGTGCGTTGCCCCTCCTGGTCCCTGTTGTTTTTACCTTTGTTTGTGCATAACAGGATAAGCCCTTTCGTTATTGTTCCTCTTGCTGCTTTGATAAATTGAAGTGGTAGAAACTTGAACAATAGAGTGAAGCTATTGCAATTTGCAAAACACTTAGTTGGTCCATACATCGGTTGCCACCATTTTGTGGCTTTATTTTATAAGATTACCTAGTTCTGCTCTCATCAACTCTTCATCAACAAGTGTGTTTTGCTGCCTGGAATTTTGCCTTATGATGAATTAACTATCGGATCAACCGTTGCAGTTTATTGGGAACTACCAAGAAGCTAGTGGAGATAGAACTGGGTGGGGTGCAGGTACGTGTGGCATATGATCTCGTTCTCATAGCTTTGCGTAGTTTTTGTTTG from Panicum hallii strain FIL2 chromosome 3, PHallii_v3.1, whole genome shotgun sequence encodes:
- the LOC112885274 gene encoding uncharacterized protein LOC112885274, with the translated sequence MVSGNTGALEKGMGASGFGDFRMNTVTGYLKSIEPLNGTNYASWYKDVNVAIAVCEYDLALRRDKPTEPTDPNGDRTAIERWERSDKMVNMIIKNTITPAICGAIPDKDQNGNDLSAKAYLAKVEENFKSSSKTYASTLIMKMLTSQYDGQSGIRERIMSMCDVANKMKTLDMAISDGFLVHFIMTSLSVQYSLFKISYNT
- the LOC112884897 gene encoding protein KRTCAP2 homolog, with the translated sequence MASTGRSMLLSLLLFAVTLSLLEMYRAKFASSELMTIAGGFVCALLFLLLLTFIGNYQEASGDRTGWGAVVVAQLVALIVAGTVHRVCITTCFLFSAGLLYEVDKLSGMTLARSESKVRRH